One Cryptomeria japonica chromosome 9, Sugi_1.0, whole genome shotgun sequence genomic window carries:
- the LOC131038845 gene encoding uncharacterized protein LOC131038845 isoform X1 — MRAIAKVNEAKIPRMEDILNLPVQDPPCAEFSAALLNWVKVEGGRQGGDDIALIPFSRVGDFVRGESTNADCPASFRIESRRKRAEGSLSRPRVDGYLEYTIYWCSYGPEDYRDSEPGSGDGSNNKPSSGKGSRPGRRHMMRGCLCHFTVKRLYTRPSIALMIYNQRNHVDRTGSPCHGSLDRDAIGTRAMYAPRISDELRQRIMSMLYIGISMDNIMQNHSEEVEKHGGPSNRDDLLTRNDVRNMERVIRQSTYELDSNDLLSIRTWVQRHQKYVFFYQDSSVSEPFILGIQTEWQLQQMIRFGHNSYIAADSTFGTNKLRCPLYTLLVFDVHQNALPVAWIISPSFASHSIHKWMGAFSDRARTKDPKWKPYAFMIDDAATDISVVRDVFQCRILLCLWRIRRAWLKNIIKRCSHIDVQREMFKRLGSILYTTRNGPTAMDAVEEFMQVFVDQNAFLEYFKIQWLPKIEIWVTAMRTLPLANQEMHGAIEAYHARLKPKLLNDLQSDACQRADWLVHTLTTEVHSYYWFEQYAEESGSFRTIRDELIVPTSWQRAIQIPDGDVLLDEDDLRYGKVVCQSDRTRAYIVWNPGSEFAFCDCNWSRLGNLCKHVIKVNIICRNHHLARPSLSLQTYRQIMLSLLQNPPDDPIVLDHAIVHATRMQHDLKGLTDLSNQGLLQPVLQVEAHCHGLQNPQPQAVPSVDRIAKRHKTSSPRTNVNNALIDLAGQNSVATNVHSMVNSHMRDVVMFLESQPIETRRTMQDDLNAAVNLDDRQEMNAID; from the exons ATACCAAGAATGGAGGATATTCTTAACCTTCCTGTGCAAGATCCACCTTGTGCAGAATTTTCGGCAGCTCTTCTGAATTGGGTCAAGGTGGAAGGTGGTCGTCAAGGTGGTGATGATATTGCTCTCATACCATTTTCGAGGGTTGGGGATTTTGTGAGAGGAGAATCAACTAATGCTGATTGTCCTGCAAGTTTCCGCATTGAATCAAGGAGGAAGAGAGCAGAAGGCAGCTTGAGTAGGCCTAGGGTTGATGGTTATCTTGAGTATACCAT ATATTGGTGCTCATATGGTCCAGAGGACTACAGGGATAGTGAACCTGGGTCAGGTGATGGTAGTAATAATAAACCGTCATCTGGGAAAGGAAGTAGGCCTGGACGGAGGCATATGATGAGAGGTTGCCTGTGCCATTTCACAGTAAAGCGCTTATACACTCGCCCATCTATTGCACTTATGATATATAACCAAAGGAATCACGTAGACAGGACAGGCTCACCTTGTCATGGGTCACTTGATAGAGATGCTATCGGAACACGAGCCATGTATGCTCCTCGAATTTCAGATGAGCTTCGCCAACGCATTATGTCAATGCTATATATTGGTATTTCTATGGATAACATAATGCAAAATCATAGCGAGGAAGTGGAGAAACATGGGGGTCCTAGCAATCGTGATGATCTTCTCACTAGGAATGATGTTCGGAACATGGAGAGAGTTATCCGACAATCAACGTATGAACTGGATTCAAATGATCTATTGAGTATACGGACATGGGTTCAACGGCATCAGAAGTATGTATTTTTCTATCAAGATTCCTCTGTTAGCGAACCCTTTATATTGGGGATTCAAACAGAATGGCAATTGCAGCAGATGATACGCTTTGGTCATAATAGTTATATAGCAGCTGACTCTACCTTTGGGACTAACAAGCTCAGG TGTCCATTGTATACTTTGTTGGTCTTTGATGTACATCAAAATGCCCTTCCTGTTGCATGGATTATATCTCCTAGTTTTGCAAGCCATAGTATTCACAAGTGGATGGGAGCATTTTCTGATAGAGCTCGCACCAAGGACCCCAAATGGAAGCCTTATGCATTTATGATTGATGATGCAGCTACAGATATTTCTGTAGTTAG AGATGTGTTTCAATGTCGAATTTTATTATGCCTATGGCGCATTCGTCGTGCATggctaaaaaatattataaaaagatGTAGCCACATTGACGTGCAACGGGAGATGTTTAAGCGCCTTGGAAGCATATTGTATACAACACGGAATGGACCCACTGCCATGGATGCTGTAGAGGAATTTATGCAAGTATTTGTAGATCAAAATGCTTTCTTGGAGTACTTTAAGATACAATGGCTGCCAAAAATAG AAATATGGGTCACTGCAATGAGGACTCTGCCACTTGCAAATCAGGAGATGCATGGGGCTATTGAGGCATACCATGCTAGGTTGAAACCAAAATTGCTGAATGACTTGCAGAGTGATGCATGCCAGCGAGCGGATTGGTTAGTGCATACTCTAACTACTGAGGTGCATTCTTATTACTGGTTTGAACAGTATGCTGAAGAAAGTGGATCTTTCAGAACTATAAGAGATGAACTTATTGTTCCCACTTCATGGCAAAGGGCAATACAGATTCCAGATGGAGATGTTCTGCTAGATGAAGATGATCTTCGCTATGGTAAAGTTGTTTGCCAAAGTGATCGTACACGAGCATATATTGTGTGGAATCCGGGCTCGGAGTTTGCATTCTGTGATTGCAATTGGTCAAGGTTAGGAAACCTCTGTAAGCATGTTATAAAAGTTAACATTATTTGTCGCAATCATCACTTAGCCAGGCCCTCATTGTCCCTCCAGACATATCGTCAGATAATGCTAAGCCTGTTGCAAAATCCACCTGATGATCCTATTGTTCTTGATCATGCAATAGTACATGCTACTCGCATGCAACATGATCTTAAAGGATTGACTGATTTATCAAATCAGGGTCTACTTCAGCCTGTGCTTCAGGTAGAAGCACATTGTCATGGTTTACAGAATCCCCAACCACAGGCAGTTCCATCTGTTGACAGGATTGCCAAGAGACATAAAACTTCCAGCCCCAGAACAAATGTGAACAATGCTCTGATAGACCTAGCAGGACAGAACAGCGTTGCTACTAATGTTCACAGCATGGTCAATAGCCACATGAGAGATGTTGTGATGTTTCTTGAATCACAGCCAATTGAAACTCGACGGACAATGCAGGATGATTTGAATGCAGCCGTCAACCTTGATGACAGGCAGGAGATGAATGCAATAGATTGA
- the LOC131038845 gene encoding uncharacterized protein LOC131038845 isoform X2: MEDILNLPVQDPPCAEFSAALLNWVKVEGGRQGGDDIALIPFSRVGDFVRGESTNADCPASFRIESRRKRAEGSLSRPRVDGYLEYTIYWCSYGPEDYRDSEPGSGDGSNNKPSSGKGSRPGRRHMMRGCLCHFTVKRLYTRPSIALMIYNQRNHVDRTGSPCHGSLDRDAIGTRAMYAPRISDELRQRIMSMLYIGISMDNIMQNHSEEVEKHGGPSNRDDLLTRNDVRNMERVIRQSTYELDSNDLLSIRTWVQRHQKYVFFYQDSSVSEPFILGIQTEWQLQQMIRFGHNSYIAADSTFGTNKLRCPLYTLLVFDVHQNALPVAWIISPSFASHSIHKWMGAFSDRARTKDPKWKPYAFMIDDAATDISVVRDVFQCRILLCLWRIRRAWLKNIIKRCSHIDVQREMFKRLGSILYTTRNGPTAMDAVEEFMQVFVDQNAFLEYFKIQWLPKIEIWVTAMRTLPLANQEMHGAIEAYHARLKPKLLNDLQSDACQRADWLVHTLTTEVHSYYWFEQYAEESGSFRTIRDELIVPTSWQRAIQIPDGDVLLDEDDLRYGKVVCQSDRTRAYIVWNPGSEFAFCDCNWSRLGNLCKHVIKVNIICRNHHLARPSLSLQTYRQIMLSLLQNPPDDPIVLDHAIVHATRMQHDLKGLTDLSNQGLLQPVLQVEAHCHGLQNPQPQAVPSVDRIAKRHKTSSPRTNVNNALIDLAGQNSVATNVHSMVNSHMRDVVMFLESQPIETRRTMQDDLNAAVNLDDRQEMNAID; encoded by the exons ATGGAGGATATTCTTAACCTTCCTGTGCAAGATCCACCTTGTGCAGAATTTTCGGCAGCTCTTCTGAATTGGGTCAAGGTGGAAGGTGGTCGTCAAGGTGGTGATGATATTGCTCTCATACCATTTTCGAGGGTTGGGGATTTTGTGAGAGGAGAATCAACTAATGCTGATTGTCCTGCAAGTTTCCGCATTGAATCAAGGAGGAAGAGAGCAGAAGGCAGCTTGAGTAGGCCTAGGGTTGATGGTTATCTTGAGTATACCAT ATATTGGTGCTCATATGGTCCAGAGGACTACAGGGATAGTGAACCTGGGTCAGGTGATGGTAGTAATAATAAACCGTCATCTGGGAAAGGAAGTAGGCCTGGACGGAGGCATATGATGAGAGGTTGCCTGTGCCATTTCACAGTAAAGCGCTTATACACTCGCCCATCTATTGCACTTATGATATATAACCAAAGGAATCACGTAGACAGGACAGGCTCACCTTGTCATGGGTCACTTGATAGAGATGCTATCGGAACACGAGCCATGTATGCTCCTCGAATTTCAGATGAGCTTCGCCAACGCATTATGTCAATGCTATATATTGGTATTTCTATGGATAACATAATGCAAAATCATAGCGAGGAAGTGGAGAAACATGGGGGTCCTAGCAATCGTGATGATCTTCTCACTAGGAATGATGTTCGGAACATGGAGAGAGTTATCCGACAATCAACGTATGAACTGGATTCAAATGATCTATTGAGTATACGGACATGGGTTCAACGGCATCAGAAGTATGTATTTTTCTATCAAGATTCCTCTGTTAGCGAACCCTTTATATTGGGGATTCAAACAGAATGGCAATTGCAGCAGATGATACGCTTTGGTCATAATAGTTATATAGCAGCTGACTCTACCTTTGGGACTAACAAGCTCAGG TGTCCATTGTATACTTTGTTGGTCTTTGATGTACATCAAAATGCCCTTCCTGTTGCATGGATTATATCTCCTAGTTTTGCAAGCCATAGTATTCACAAGTGGATGGGAGCATTTTCTGATAGAGCTCGCACCAAGGACCCCAAATGGAAGCCTTATGCATTTATGATTGATGATGCAGCTACAGATATTTCTGTAGTTAG AGATGTGTTTCAATGTCGAATTTTATTATGCCTATGGCGCATTCGTCGTGCATggctaaaaaatattataaaaagatGTAGCCACATTGACGTGCAACGGGAGATGTTTAAGCGCCTTGGAAGCATATTGTATACAACACGGAATGGACCCACTGCCATGGATGCTGTAGAGGAATTTATGCAAGTATTTGTAGATCAAAATGCTTTCTTGGAGTACTTTAAGATACAATGGCTGCCAAAAATAG AAATATGGGTCACTGCAATGAGGACTCTGCCACTTGCAAATCAGGAGATGCATGGGGCTATTGAGGCATACCATGCTAGGTTGAAACCAAAATTGCTGAATGACTTGCAGAGTGATGCATGCCAGCGAGCGGATTGGTTAGTGCATACTCTAACTACTGAGGTGCATTCTTATTACTGGTTTGAACAGTATGCTGAAGAAAGTGGATCTTTCAGAACTATAAGAGATGAACTTATTGTTCCCACTTCATGGCAAAGGGCAATACAGATTCCAGATGGAGATGTTCTGCTAGATGAAGATGATCTTCGCTATGGTAAAGTTGTTTGCCAAAGTGATCGTACACGAGCATATATTGTGTGGAATCCGGGCTCGGAGTTTGCATTCTGTGATTGCAATTGGTCAAGGTTAGGAAACCTCTGTAAGCATGTTATAAAAGTTAACATTATTTGTCGCAATCATCACTTAGCCAGGCCCTCATTGTCCCTCCAGACATATCGTCAGATAATGCTAAGCCTGTTGCAAAATCCACCTGATGATCCTATTGTTCTTGATCATGCAATAGTACATGCTACTCGCATGCAACATGATCTTAAAGGATTGACTGATTTATCAAATCAGGGTCTACTTCAGCCTGTGCTTCAGGTAGAAGCACATTGTCATGGTTTACAGAATCCCCAACCACAGGCAGTTCCATCTGTTGACAGGATTGCCAAGAGACATAAAACTTCCAGCCCCAGAACAAATGTGAACAATGCTCTGATAGACCTAGCAGGACAGAACAGCGTTGCTACTAATGTTCACAGCATGGTCAATAGCCACATGAGAGATGTTGTGATGTTTCTTGAATCACAGCCAATTGAAACTCGACGGACAATGCAGGATGATTTGAATGCAGCCGTCAACCTTGATGACAGGCAGGAGATGAATGCAATAGATTGA